In Nocardia sp. NBC_00403, one DNA window encodes the following:
- a CDS encoding DUF4254 domain-containing protein, with the protein MLRSAHALAELHARRGQVRDAHLISEIDCRRSELVDDINEWIAQEIPQHRNGAALHTESLGAVVDRMARSWVDANQAIDVDGARSDSTHKHWYHLAELVDGYTDLVTDVAGGRRRLPEQ; encoded by the coding sequence TTGCTGCGCTCTGCGCATGCGCTCGCGGAGTTGCACGCGCGACGCGGGCAAGTGCGCGATGCGCATCTGATATCAGAAATCGATTGTCGTCGAAGCGAACTCGTCGACGACATCAATGAATGGATCGCGCAGGAGATCCCGCAGCATCGCAACGGCGCAGCACTGCATACCGAGAGTCTGGGTGCGGTGGTCGACAGGATGGCTCGCAGCTGGGTGGATGCGAACCAGGCGATCGATGTCGACGGTGCGCGCAGCGACAGTACCCATAAACATTGGTACCACCTAGCCGAACTAGTTGACGGGTACACTGATCTCGTGACCGACGTGGCCGGGGGCCGCCGCCGTTTACCCGAGCAGTGA
- a CDS encoding DUF4126 domain-containing protein: MEALPLIFTAGWASGVNAYAVIFLLGIFGATGLSDDVPEALQRTDVLIAAAVLFLIEAVADKIPYLDSFWDALHTIVRPASGAVVAALLAGQDGSLPQLAAGAVGGTIALVSHLVKAGTRMAINTSPEPASNIVMSVVEDTTVAGIVTLAIFYPIAAAVCAGILLLIGVILVVLLASRIRRYLVRRRQRRAARHAATA, from the coding sequence GTGGAAGCACTTCCTCTGATCTTTACCGCAGGCTGGGCGAGCGGGGTCAATGCCTATGCCGTGATCTTCCTGTTGGGCATATTCGGCGCTACCGGCCTCTCCGACGACGTGCCGGAGGCGCTGCAGCGGACCGATGTGCTGATCGCCGCCGCTGTCCTGTTTCTCATCGAGGCCGTGGCCGACAAGATCCCGTACCTGGATTCCTTCTGGGACGCGCTGCACACCATCGTCCGGCCCGCATCGGGCGCCGTCGTTGCCGCGCTGCTGGCCGGCCAGGACGGCTCGCTCCCCCAGCTAGCCGCGGGCGCGGTGGGTGGAACCATCGCGCTGGTAAGCCATTTGGTCAAGGCGGGCACGCGAATGGCGATCAATACCTCGCCGGAGCCTGCGAGCAATATCGTGATGAGCGTGGTCGAGGACACCACCGTCGCCGGCATCGTCACCCTCGCCATTTTCTACCCGATCGCGGCCGCGGTCTGCGCGGGCATCCTGCTGCTGATCGGCGTGATTCTGGTGGTCTTGCTCGCCAGTAGAATCCGTCGCTACCTCGTTCGCCGCAGGCAGCGCCGAGCCGCGAGGCACGCCGCGACGGCTTGA
- a CDS encoding ABC transporter permease subunit has translation MLVWTRRGRAMVLTVFALIVLVVFLAPIATVAAAALAGSWTGPLPSDPGLSNFRQALSGQEAASLSVSLQTALLAGGLALVLGTWAALAAREAPDWWRKFTDAVFHLPVAVPSVAIGLGVLIAFNERPLLLGGTKWIVIVAHSVLVLAYAFSAVTAALDRLDPAYRQAAESLGAGPLRVLLLVTLPLLLPALGAATGLAVALSMGELGATIMVYPATWKTLPVTIFGLTDRGEVFDAAASTCLLLLVTLVALVALGRLKSRAALR, from the coding sequence ATGCTGGTGTGGACACGACGCGGACGGGCCATGGTGCTCACAGTCTTCGCACTCATCGTGCTCGTGGTGTTCCTCGCCCCGATTGCCACCGTGGCCGCCGCGGCGCTGGCCGGTAGCTGGACCGGTCCGCTGCCCTCGGATCCGGGTCTGTCGAACTTCCGGCAGGCCTTGTCCGGCCAGGAGGCGGCCAGCTTGTCGGTGAGCCTGCAGACCGCTCTGTTGGCGGGCGGACTCGCCCTGGTGCTGGGCACCTGGGCGGCGCTCGCCGCGCGCGAGGCGCCCGACTGGTGGCGAAAGTTCACCGATGCGGTGTTCCATCTACCGGTCGCGGTGCCCTCCGTCGCCATCGGTCTCGGGGTGCTGATCGCGTTCAACGAGCGGCCGCTGCTGCTGGGTGGCACCAAATGGATTGTCATCGTGGCCCATTCGGTGCTGGTGCTCGCCTACGCCTTCAGTGCCGTCACCGCGGCGCTCGATCGCCTAGATCCCGCCTACCGACAGGCCGCGGAGTCGCTCGGCGCGGGACCGTTGCGGGTGCTATTGCTGGTGACGCTGCCCTTGTTGCTCCCTGCCCTCGGCGCGGCAACCGGTCTGGCAGTCGCCCTGTCCATGGGCGAGCTGGGCGCGACGATCATGGTCTACCCCGCAACCTGGAAGACATTGCCGGTCACCATCTTCGGGCTCACCGACCGCGGCGAGGTATTCGACGCAGCCGCCAGCACCTGCCTGCTGCTGCTGGTGACGCTGGTCGCCTTGGTCGCCCTCGGTCGCTTGAAGAGCCGTGCCGCATTGCGTTGA
- a CDS encoding ABC transporter ATP-binding protein — translation MSDGDAPPKSSPVTTTAIATAPATAPTGVEPAIVFDRVGVSYGRGRKTTVALTDFTLRVAAGETVALLGPSGSGKSTALEALAGFVRPTSGAVRLSGRDVTDLSPAKRGIGVVVQSYALFPHMSVHSNVAFGLKSHRVPRKDIDGRVAEALAMVGMTAYAERLPRELSGGQQQRVAIARALAIRPKVLLLDEPLAALDAQLRQSMLGELQELRKALPDTAMLYVTHDQSEALALADRIAVMRDARLVDIDTAENLWQRPPTGFTAGFLGGANLLPCTVNRVSGTSALVTVGTHTLRADAPHPGVGRPGWAVDSAALLCIRPHTVQIGATSERNAVRGTVVSSVWRGAVTHVHLTIDGLTDEISVDVPGHFDTEAGAVLGVRFPDPAGVLIPPTLGSEFDSSATDSVADVLGAQV, via the coding sequence ATGTCCGACGGTGACGCGCCCCCGAAATCGTCCCCCGTGACCACCACCGCGATCGCAACCGCGCCGGCCACCGCGCCCACCGGCGTCGAACCCGCCATCGTGTTCGACCGGGTCGGGGTCAGCTACGGCCGCGGTCGCAAGACCACCGTCGCACTGACCGATTTCACACTGCGCGTCGCCGCCGGGGAGACGGTCGCGCTCCTCGGCCCCAGCGGCTCGGGCAAGTCGACCGCGCTCGAGGCACTGGCCGGATTCGTCCGGCCCACCTCGGGTGCGGTACGGCTGTCCGGCCGCGACGTCACCGACCTTTCCCCCGCCAAGCGCGGGATCGGCGTCGTGGTGCAGTCCTACGCACTGTTTCCGCATATGAGCGTGCACAGCAATGTCGCTTTCGGCTTGAAGTCACATCGCGTGCCGCGCAAAGACATTGATGGGCGGGTAGCCGAGGCACTTGCCATGGTCGGCATGACCGCCTACGCCGAGCGCCTGCCCCGTGAGCTGTCCGGTGGTCAGCAGCAGCGCGTCGCGATCGCCCGGGCACTTGCGATCCGACCGAAGGTACTTCTGCTGGACGAACCACTGGCCGCGCTCGACGCCCAGCTGCGGCAGTCGATGCTCGGCGAGCTCCAGGAGTTGCGAAAGGCGTTGCCGGACACGGCGATGCTGTATGTCACCCATGATCAGTCCGAAGCATTGGCGCTGGCGGATCGGATCGCGGTGATGCGCGATGCGCGGCTTGTCGATATCGACACCGCCGAAAACCTATGGCAGCGCCCACCCACCGGGTTCACCGCCGGCTTCCTCGGCGGCGCAAACCTGTTGCCGTGCACCGTCAATCGAGTGTCCGGCACCTCGGCTCTAGTCACGGTCGGCACGCACACGCTACGCGCCGATGCGCCGCACCCGGGTGTCGGACGCCCAGGTTGGGCAGTGGATTCGGCTGCACTGCTGTGCATTCGGCCGCACACCGTGCAGATCGGCGCGACTTCGGAGCGCAATGCCGTGCGCGGCACTGTGGTTTCCAGCGTCTGGCGCGGCGCGGTCACGCACGTGCATCTGACGATCGACGGACTCACCGACGAGATCAGCGTCGACGTACCCGGCCACTTCGATACCGAGGCTGGAGCGGTGCTCGGCGTCCGGTTCCCGGACCCGGCCGGCGTGCTGATCCCACCGACACTCGGATCCGAATTCGACAGTTCCGCAACCGATTCCGTTGCGGATGTGCTGGGAGCGCAAGTATGA
- a CDS encoding 2-aminoethylphosphonate ABC transporter permease subunit codes for MSASAILESPAETVAAPSPTQGRTWRPVLWSLPPLLVVVVIAVYPIVRVLAESTVTPEGRGTAVWSRVLGSESFRDALWRTISIAVFSTAGCLTLGTVLAIVLAFVPFPGSTLAGRLIDTILTMPSFLITLAFTFLYGTAGAVNALATEITGRTTPLLDFLSTPLGVILAEITFFTPFVVRPLLAGFAQLPREQLDVAASLGASPWRVLRQVVMPEAWPALAAGGSLVLLLTLNEFGIVLFTGAKGVTTLPALIYTRGIVTFDLPGAAVLATVQVLLSLSLYIGYRLIFARVTGPTRKER; via the coding sequence ATGAGCGCCTCCGCGATACTCGAATCCCCTGCCGAGACCGTCGCCGCACCGTCGCCTACACAGGGGCGCACCTGGCGGCCGGTGCTCTGGAGCCTGCCGCCGCTGCTGGTGGTCGTGGTCATCGCGGTGTACCCGATCGTGCGGGTGCTCGCCGAATCCACGGTGACCCCGGAAGGCCGCGGCACGGCCGTCTGGTCGCGGGTGCTCGGCTCGGAGTCGTTCCGTGATGCGTTGTGGCGCACCATTTCCATTGCGGTCTTCTCGACGGCCGGGTGCCTGACCCTCGGCACTGTTCTGGCGATCGTGCTGGCGTTCGTCCCTTTCCCCGGTTCCACGCTGGCCGGCCGTCTGATCGACACGATCTTGACCATGCCGTCATTCCTCATCACGCTCGCCTTCACCTTCCTGTACGGCACGGCGGGCGCGGTGAACGCACTTGCCACCGAGATCACCGGCCGCACCACACCGCTGCTGGACTTCCTGAGCACCCCGCTCGGGGTGATCCTCGCCGAAATCACCTTCTTCACACCGTTCGTGGTGCGACCGCTGCTGGCCGGTTTCGCCCAGCTGCCGCGCGAGCAACTGGACGTCGCTGCCAGCCTCGGTGCATCGCCATGGCGAGTGTTGCGTCAGGTGGTCATGCCCGAAGCGTGGCCGGCGCTGGCCGCGGGCGGCAGTCTCGTACTTCTGCTGACGCTCAACGAGTTCGGCATCGTGCTGTTCACCGGCGCGAAGGGCGTGACAACGCTGCCCGCCTTGATCTACACCCGCGGCATCGTGACCTTCGATCTGCCGGGCGCGGCGGTGCTCGCCACCGTGCAGGTGCTGCTGTCGCTGAGTCTGTACATCGGCTATCGGTTGATCTTCGCCCGAGTCACCGGACCCACGAGAAAGGAGCGCTGA